The sequence below is a genomic window from Andrena cerasifolii isolate SP2316 chromosome 6, iyAndCera1_principal, whole genome shotgun sequence.
TCCACAGGATTCGTAAATTTCGATATTGGAGCAATCGCAAATATAGCAGAGCTAGCACGAATTGAAGTGCTGTACTGAAGTAATCGAAATAAATCGCAGTGAATGATTGATAACAAGAGATTCTTTCGCAGATGAAGGCACGGAGGAGTTAATAGATCCCTGCGAATGCTCTGGATCATTGGGCTTGATACACACGAGTTGTTTGGAGAAATGGCTGTCTACCTCGAATACAGATCGATGCGAGATTTGTAAATACTCGTTTGTGATACGAAAGAAGAACAAACCATTTTGTCAGGTGAAGATCTATGTAAATCTTTTGCCTTGTTAGTAAGATATTAGTTATTTAGTAAGATTGCACAGCTCGCTGTTGAATATCTCTTGTATCTTTAACAATATTAACAGTTCTTAAGAGGAACTTAAGGAGCTCTGATGGTTGAAATAGTGTTTTCATAGATGAAGGCACagagatttttttaatcgaatgtGTGTACAAAATAATAAAGAAGGAAAAGTTCAGAAGTTAGAGAACAAATTATATAGTCAGATCGAAAGAGTAACTTTGTTAGATCCGGAGAtgattttcgatttttataacgCTAGCAATATGCTTTTCCAGTGACAAAAGAATAGTAATATTGCTGGTAAAAATAAAATGCGCCAGTGTATTATCAAAAGTGAATCTTTCTTCCGCAAGTAGAAAATGCCTGTCAAGCACAGACCTAGGAATTTTCGAACAAATATTCGTGCCAGTAAAGATGTTACTAGAGAAGGTCCGAGTGCTTCAGCgagcacaattttcgaatgagATTAATTTGAAGGAATTCGAGGAAGTTGATTTATTTTAATGCTACCTGTACCCATGTTTATATCAGTGAAGATATATTAACTTCGATGATAAAGAAATAGCAGTTCCGTCGTGCGTATCGCATTGGCTTTTGATATCCCGACGTTATCTATTTATTATCACGCAGAAATACATTCAAAGTGTCTGCAACCAATTTGTAAACATACTCGTTTAACGTTAAAAAAGTAATCACGCTCAAATTGGAATTTTTGTAATTATCATAGTCCAGGCATACAGTATACGTTTTTTTAGCCTGTCCACTTTTCGAGAACGATATTATTAACTATGCTTTTTGAACATTAATCATCGTAATGCATTGTAACATGTTTGAGCGGGCGAAGGAGCCATAGTAACTATAGATTGTAATATTCTAATTTATATTGTGCTCGCTTTTTAACGAAGTACAAATTGTTGCAATCTTTTCGACAGTGGTGGACGACCAGAAGTATTCACGGGCCACAAGGCATAGCAGGCGATGTGATATGCCtagttattttaactccacTGTGCGTCGCAGCGACATATTTTTGTGGAATCGGTGCCTCTGGTTACACCAGGCTTGGCTTCTGGGAAGGCACAGGTTTGGCCATTCTTTGCTGCATGCTGATTGCCACATACTTTCTGTGGTTAATCGTCACAATCAGGTACGATTTATGGTTTCTCGGTGGAAGAATTTATGAATGTCATATCTCGATATTAAAGCAATTACAACTGTATAAATGCAGTGGTGCCTATTCTTTGTACAAAATAGAATGCAATTAGTAATCGAAGGGAGCTGTGGTACCACACCGAAGTTTCAAATGGCGAATAGTTCAGTCGCATGGCGGATACggtctatttttcaaattccaaaTAATTATCTTCTTCATCAAAATTGTGTGCACAATACTGGGAATTATTGACAAAAAATATTTAGGAAATATCCATTTttaggaaattaaaatattacatattAATACAAATATACTTTACAGGTTCCACTTGAAGTCCTGGCAACAGTGGTGCGCAAGAAATCAGGACGTGAAATTAATAGTGAAACACAAGTCTGAGGGATCGTCGCGTCCAGAGTCGCAAATTAAAACACTTTGGAAGTTGGGTCAGAACAACAACAGCAATAATCCATCACATAGCAATCCATTTACAGCCTGGCTGTTCCCTTCGTTTACTAACGACGATCTATCTTGTTCCTTACAACATCAAACTACGGCCGTGTAAATTAAATATCGCGATTAATAGTCGAACGATAAGGATCTGACTACAATGCGAAACTTTGCGAGAAGAATATAACGAATCTTTTTGCGTGAAAATTTTTAACGAGAATTCGTAGAACACAAATAGCTTCTCGAGAGACATGATTGCAGACCAAATCGCCTAGAATTTGTCATTAtcaggatacatattattataacAAGGAGCGATGTTTGTTTGTAGATGTTACATATTGTATATCGCTATATGCACGATCAGTACATTCAGAATCAATTAAAAGTCGATTAAATCACCGCGTTTGAAAACCTTCCAATGCAGAAGTCAATTTGAGGAGAAGCTCaagtgtgtaaaaaaaatttttaaaattgcagaTCTACTAGTATATTTTCCGTAGTTGATCGAAATTTAATCGACTAAAAGCTGGATATACTACTAATAAGCGATTGATATATTCTGGTCAAATCTGTGATCGATCGATATTTTGTGCAACAGATCGCAACACTATCGAATATTTTGATGATCGACTTAATGTAAGATTTTTTCATACTAAGTTTACA
It includes:
- the LOC143369704 gene encoding E3 ubiquitin-protein ligase MARCHF2, yielding MEFQQSSATTAVSGDAATNDTPKISSSSPLYRRNMTPDKRGACSVCCRICHEDEGTEELIDPCECSGSLGLIHTSCLEKWLSTSNTDRCEICKYSFVIRKKNKPFCQYKLLQSFRQWWTTRSIHGPQGIAGDVICLVILTPLCVAATYFCGIGASGYTRLGFWEGTGLAILCCMLIATYFLWLIVTIRFHLKSWQQWCARNQDVKLIVKHKSEGSSRPESQIKTLWKLGQNNNSNNPSHSNPFTAWLFPSFTNDDLSCSLQHQTTAV